In a single window of the Serratia quinivorans genome:
- the brnQ_2 gene encoding LIV-II produces MTTRLSPKDIIALGFMTFALFVGAGNIIFPPMVGLQSGEHLWLAAAGFIVTAVVLPVIAVIALARVGGSISLLTAPIGRRAGLLLATLCYLALGPLFATPRTANVSFALGIAPFTGDGALQQFIYSLLFFTLAMIISLYPGRLLDNVGHILAPLKILALAALGVAALIWPAGAPILASGSYQDAAFSTGFVQGYLTMDTLSALMFGSIIVTAARSRGVNDRGLLMRYTLWASLIAGIGLTLVYICMFKLGAGSGGLVADGQDGAAILHAYVQHTFGDLGSVFMAILMFIACLVTAVGMTCACADFFSRYLPLSYRSLVVLLAAFAMLVSNLGLANLIRVSIPVLTAIYPPCIALVLLSFSQSRWRSANRVFTPVIATSLLLGLADGIKASSFSGLLPAWFDQLPLADQGLVWLQPTLLVLLLAAVYDRLRAPRRAGTMA; encoded by the coding sequence ATGACAACACGCTTATCTCCCAAAGACATCATCGCCCTGGGCTTTATGACCTTCGCCCTGTTTGTCGGCGCCGGCAATATCATTTTCCCGCCAATGGTGGGCCTGCAGTCCGGTGAGCATCTGTGGCTGGCCGCCGCAGGCTTTATCGTCACCGCCGTCGTCCTGCCGGTGATCGCGGTGATTGCGCTGGCGCGTGTCGGCGGCAGCATCAGCCTGTTGACCGCACCAATCGGCCGCAGGGCCGGCCTGCTGCTGGCTACCCTCTGCTATCTGGCGCTCGGCCCGCTGTTCGCCACACCGCGCACCGCCAACGTTTCTTTCGCTTTGGGCATCGCGCCTTTTACCGGCGACGGCGCCCTGCAGCAGTTTATCTACAGCCTGCTGTTCTTCACGCTGGCAATGATTATCTCGCTGTACCCCGGGCGGCTGCTGGATAACGTCGGCCATATTCTGGCACCGCTGAAGATCCTCGCGCTGGCCGCACTGGGCGTCGCCGCGTTGATTTGGCCCGCCGGCGCGCCCATCCTCGCCAGCGGCAGCTATCAGGACGCGGCGTTCTCCACCGGTTTTGTGCAGGGATATCTGACGATGGACACGCTGTCGGCGCTGATGTTCGGCTCGATTATCGTTACCGCCGCACGGTCGCGCGGCGTCAACGATCGGGGTTTGTTGATGCGCTACACTCTGTGGGCCAGCCTGATTGCCGGCATCGGCCTGACACTGGTTTATATCTGCATGTTCAAGCTGGGCGCCGGCAGCGGCGGCCTGGTTGCCGACGGGCAAGACGGCGCGGCAATCCTGCATGCCTATGTACAGCACACCTTCGGCGATTTGGGCAGCGTCTTTATGGCCATCCTGATGTTCATCGCCTGTCTGGTGACTGCGGTGGGCATGACCTGCGCCTGCGCCGATTTCTTCTCCCGCTATCTGCCGCTGTCTTACCGTTCACTGGTGGTCCTCCTCGCTGCGTTCGCCATGCTGGTGTCCAATCTCGGGCTGGCCAATCTGATCCGCGTATCGATTCCGGTGCTGACGGCCATCTATCCTCCGTGCATCGCCCTGGTATTGCTCAGCTTTAGCCAGAGCCGTTGGCGCAGCGCCAACCGCGTGTTCACACCGGTGATCGCCACCAGTCTGCTGCTTGGCCTCGCCGACGGAATAAAGGCCTCCAGCTTCAGCGGCCTGCTGCCGGCCTGGTTCGATCAACTGCCGTTGGCGGATCAGGGATTGGTTTGGTTGCAGCCGACGCTGTTAGTGCTGTTGCTGGCGGCGGTTTACGATCGGTTGCGCGCACCGCGCCGCGCCGGGACGATGGCCTGA
- the potA_3 gene encoding Spermidine/putrescine import ATP-binding protein PotA, translating into MIELSVENLHLTYGDNPVLKGVSMDLKRGEVVSLLGPSGSGKTTLLRAVAGLEKPTQGRIIIGSNTVYNGSARSEIPAEERNLGLVFQSYALWPHKTVFENVAYPLKLRKVAAAEINQRVQGVLDQLGLGHLGQRHPHQLSGGQQQRVAIGRALVYNPPVILLDEPLSNLDAKLREEARVFLRELIIKLGLSALMVTHDQNEAMAISDRILLLNNGKIEQQGTPQEMYGSPSTLFTAEFMGSNNRLHGKITEVSEGKARIEGKDWALWGMAGAGVKAGEEATAVIRVERVRLGDDPQGNQLELPLLTSMYLGDRWEYLFRTVAEDFVVRAYGTEVRGQTLCRLSLPPEHLWIFPKV; encoded by the coding sequence ATGATTGAACTTTCGGTAGAAAACCTGCATTTAACCTACGGCGACAACCCGGTGTTGAAGGGCGTCTCGATGGATTTAAAGCGCGGCGAGGTGGTTTCGCTGTTGGGGCCGTCGGGCAGTGGTAAAACCACGCTGTTGCGGGCGGTCGCCGGGCTGGAGAAACCGACCCAGGGCCGCATTATCATTGGCAGCAATACCGTGTACAACGGCAGCGCGCGCAGCGAAATTCCGGCGGAGGAACGCAACCTGGGGTTGGTGTTTCAGTCCTATGCCCTGTGGCCACATAAAACGGTGTTTGAAAACGTCGCCTACCCGCTGAAATTACGCAAGGTCGCCGCGGCGGAAATCAACCAGCGGGTGCAGGGCGTGCTCGACCAGCTTGGGCTGGGGCATTTGGGCCAGCGTCATCCGCATCAGTTGTCCGGTGGCCAGCAACAGCGCGTGGCGATTGGGCGGGCGCTGGTGTACAACCCGCCGGTTATCCTGCTCGATGAGCCGTTATCTAACCTCGACGCCAAGCTGCGCGAAGAGGCGCGGGTGTTCCTGCGTGAGCTGATCATCAAACTGGGGCTTTCGGCGCTGATGGTGACTCACGATCAGAACGAGGCAATGGCGATCTCCGATCGCATCCTGTTGCTCAACAACGGAAAAATCGAGCAGCAGGGTACGCCGCAGGAAATGTACGGTTCGCCGTCGACCCTGTTTACCGCCGAGTTTATGGGCAGCAATAATCGCCTGCACGGCAAGATTACCGAAGTGAGTGAGGGCAAAGCACGCATTGAAGGCAAAGACTGGGCGCTATGGGGCATGGCGGGGGCAGGGGTAAAAGCCGGCGAAGAGGCCACGGCGGTGATCCGCGTGGAGCGCGTGCGCCTGGGAGATGATCCGCAGGGCAATCAGCTTGAGCTGCCGTTGCTGACCAGCATGTACCTCGGCGACCGTTGGGAATACCTGTTCCGCACCGTTGCCGAGGATTTCGTGGTGCGGGCTTATGGCACCGAAGTACGAGGCCAGACACTGTGCCGGCTCTCCCTGCCGCCCGAGCACCTGTGGATTTTTCCTAAAGTTTAA
- the yijE_1 gene encoding Uncharacterized inner membrane transporter yiJE, with protein sequence MVITGKESFYRRKSIIAPFFLILIWSTGFIAARAVADHADPNLFLTFRFLLAAAVFALLAANCAWPRGRQFIMHLLTGMLMNGVYLAASWWAVANGLAAGVMSLIGGLQPLFTALIFALVLRKPIGLRSWTGLAIGFIGVALVLSPRLTGIDVGNMALLPILLGFGSIVALTIGIMVQKSSLAAADLRAAGAIQHLGAALVTGVLAAVMGSGEWDNSPTLWFSLLWSAGILSLGGTALFIWMVRHGDLTRITALMLLVPPAAALQAYFLFGEALSLVQLAGFCLTLLGVAIVQKIRLLRRSKLMQ encoded by the coding sequence ATGGTAATTACCGGCAAGGAAAGCTTCTATCGGCGCAAATCCATTATTGCGCCGTTTTTCCTGATACTGATCTGGTCGACCGGGTTTATAGCCGCCCGCGCGGTGGCGGACCATGCCGATCCCAATCTTTTTCTGACCTTTCGTTTCCTGCTGGCCGCCGCGGTTTTTGCCCTGCTGGCCGCCAACTGCGCCTGGCCTAGAGGGCGGCAGTTCATCATGCACCTGCTTACCGGCATGCTGATGAACGGCGTTTATCTCGCCGCCAGTTGGTGGGCGGTGGCGAACGGCCTGGCGGCCGGCGTAATGTCATTGATCGGCGGCCTGCAGCCGCTGTTCACGGCGCTGATTTTTGCTTTGGTGCTGCGCAAGCCGATAGGCCTGCGTTCCTGGACGGGGCTGGCGATCGGTTTTATCGGCGTGGCGTTGGTGCTGTCACCGCGGCTGACCGGCATCGACGTCGGTAACATGGCGCTGCTGCCCATTCTGCTGGGTTTTGGCAGCATCGTTGCGCTGACGATTGGCATCATGGTGCAGAAGTCTTCGCTGGCGGCGGCGGATCTCCGGGCCGCAGGAGCTATTCAGCATCTTGGCGCGGCATTGGTCACCGGCGTTTTGGCGGCGGTGATGGGATCGGGAGAATGGGATAATTCGCCAACGCTGTGGTTCTCGCTGCTGTGGTCGGCCGGGATATTGTCGCTGGGCGGTACCGCGTTGTTTATCTGGATGGTGCGGCATGGCGATCTGACGCGCATTACCGCGCTGATGCTGCTGGTGCCGCCGGCTGCCGCGTTGCAGGCTTATTTCCTGTTTGGCGAAGCGCTGTCGTTGGTGCAACTGGCGGGGTTTTGCCTGACATTGCTCGGCGTGGCTATCGTACAGAAGATCCGCCTGCTGCGGCGTTCCAAACTGATGCAATAA
- a CDS encoding ABC-type thiamine transport system, periplasmic component — MLTRIGASVVAMAVLGAVPAYAEFPAGYPADYQKIVDGAKKEGKVVVYSTTDTKAAGPLIQGFEALYPGVKVEYNDMNSTELYNRYISEQAAGGTSGDVVWSSSMDTALKLATDYAQEYASPEQGQLPKWAVWKDKAYGTTYEPVVFIYNKRLIPQGDVPDSHAALAKLIASQTDKFKKKVTTYDIEKSGLGFMLSVQDFKADPNYFATLADVAKGGLAVQSSTGTMMERVSSGENLIGFNILGSYAEARAKTDPSLGISYPKDYTLVLSRVSFISKEAANGNAAKLWLNYVLSEKGQSILANQADIPSIRNDIEGKNDIDGMTKMLGKALKPIPVDESLLEYLQPAKRLDYIKQWRTAAAK; from the coding sequence ATGTTGACAAGAATCGGCGCGTCGGTAGTGGCGATGGCTGTACTGGGCGCGGTGCCTGCTTACGCTGAATTCCCGGCAGGCTATCCAGCCGACTATCAAAAAATTGTGGATGGCGCGAAGAAAGAGGGCAAGGTGGTGGTGTACTCCACCACGGATACCAAGGCCGCCGGGCCGCTGATCCAGGGGTTCGAAGCGTTGTATCCTGGCGTTAAGGTCGAATACAACGACATGAACAGCACCGAGCTGTACAACCGCTATATCAGCGAACAGGCGGCGGGAGGCACCAGCGGCGACGTGGTGTGGAGCTCGTCGATGGATACCGCGCTGAAACTGGCGACCGACTATGCACAGGAATACGCTTCGCCGGAACAGGGCCAACTGCCCAAGTGGGCGGTCTGGAAAGACAAAGCCTACGGCACCACCTACGAACCGGTGGTCTTCATCTATAACAAACGGTTGATCCCGCAGGGTGATGTACCGGATTCTCACGCCGCGCTGGCCAAGCTGATTGCCAGCCAGACCGACAAGTTCAAAAAGAAAGTCACCACCTATGACATTGAAAAGTCAGGGTTGGGCTTCATGCTGTCGGTGCAGGACTTCAAGGCCGACCCGAACTATTTCGCCACCCTGGCTGACGTCGCCAAAGGGGGGCTGGCGGTGCAATCTTCTACCGGCACCATGATGGAAAGGGTGTCATCCGGGGAGAACCTGATTGGTTTCAACATCCTGGGTTCTTACGCCGAAGCTCGCGCCAAAACCGACCCTTCGCTGGGCATCTCTTATCCGAAGGATTACACCCTGGTGCTGTCGCGCGTGTCCTTTATCAGCAAAGAGGCTGCCAACGGCAATGCGGCAAAACTGTGGCTTAACTACGTGCTGTCGGAAAAGGGTCAGAGCATTCTCGCCAACCAGGCCGATATTCCGTCTATTCGTAACGATATTGAAGGCAAAAACGACATCGACGGCATGACCAAAATGCTCGGCAAAGCGCTCAAACCGATCCCGGTGGATGAAAGCCTGCTGGAGTACCTGCAGCCGGCCAAACGCCTGGATTACATCAAGCAATGGCGTACCGCCGCCGCGAAATAA
- the tktA_1 gene encoding Transketolase 1, whose translation MSSRKELANAIRALSMDAVQKANSGHPGAPMGMADIAEVLWRDYLNHNPTNPHWADRDRFVLSNGHGSMLIYSLLHLTGYDLPMSELENFRQLHSKTPGHPEYGYTPGVETTTGPLGQGIANAVGFAIAERTLGAQFNRPGHDIVDHHTYAFMGDGCMMEGISHEVCSLAGTLKLGKLTAFYDDNGISIDGHVEGWFTDNTAERFEAYGWHVVRHVDGHNPDAIKAAIEEARKVTDKPSLLMCKTVIGFGSPNKAGTHDVHGAALGAAEVAATREALGWKYAAFEIPQDIYAQWDAKEAGKAKEAAWNDKFAAYAKAFPELAAEFKRRVNGELPANWKAEAKAFVEKLQANPANIASRKASQNALETFGKVLPEFLGGSADLAPSNLTMWSGSKPLNEDLAGNYIHYGVREFGMTAITNGIALHGGFLPYSATFLMFVEYARNAVRMAALMKIRNVFVYTHDSIGLGEDGPTHQPVEQMASLRVTPNMSTWRPCDQVESAVAWQYGIERNDGPTTLIFSRQNLTQQPRSAEQLANVYRGGYVLKDCAGTPDVILIATGSEVGITVEAADQLTAAGRKVRVVSMPSTDAFDKQDAAYRESVLPAAVSARVAVEAGIADYWYKYVGLNGAIVGMTTFGESAPAEQLFKEFGFTVDNVVAKAQALLK comes from the coding sequence ATGTCCTCTCGTAAAGAGCTTGCCAACGCCATCCGCGCACTCAGCATGGACGCCGTACAAAAAGCAAATTCCGGCCACCCGGGTGCACCTATGGGCATGGCGGACATCGCCGAAGTCCTGTGGCGTGACTACCTGAACCACAACCCGACCAACCCGCACTGGGCTGACCGTGACCGCTTCGTCCTCTCCAACGGCCATGGCTCCATGCTGATTTACAGCCTGTTGCACCTCACCGGCTACGACCTGCCGATGAGCGAGCTGGAAAACTTCCGCCAGCTGCACTCCAAAACCCCGGGCCACCCGGAATACGGCTACACCCCAGGCGTGGAAACCACCACCGGCCCACTGGGTCAGGGTATCGCCAACGCCGTCGGTTTCGCCATTGCCGAACGCACCCTGGGCGCGCAGTTCAACCGCCCGGGTCATGACATCGTCGACCACCACACCTACGCCTTTATGGGCGACGGCTGCATGATGGAAGGCATCTCCCACGAAGTCTGTTCGCTGGCCGGTACCCTCAAGCTCGGCAAACTGACCGCGTTCTACGATGACAACGGCATCTCCATCGACGGTCACGTCGAAGGCTGGTTCACCGACAACACCGCCGAGCGCTTTGAAGCCTACGGCTGGCACGTGGTGCGTCACGTTGATGGCCACAACCCGGACGCCATCAAGGCCGCCATTGAAGAAGCCCGCAAGGTCACCGACAAGCCGTCGCTGCTGATGTGCAAAACCGTGATTGGTTTCGGTTCCCCGAACAAGGCCGGTACCCACGACGTGCACGGTGCTGCGCTGGGCGCCGCCGAAGTGGCCGCCACCCGCGAAGCGCTGGGCTGGAAATACGCCGCCTTCGAAATCCCGCAGGACATCTATGCCCAGTGGGATGCCAAAGAAGCCGGCAAGGCCAAAGAAGCGGCCTGGAACGACAAGTTCGCCGCCTACGCGAAAGCCTTCCCGGAACTGGCTGCCGAGTTCAAACGCCGTGTGAACGGTGAGCTGCCGGCCAACTGGAAAGCCGAAGCCAAAGCCTTCGTGGAAAAACTGCAGGCCAACCCGGCCAATATCGCCAGCCGCAAGGCCTCGCAGAACGCACTGGAAACCTTCGGCAAGGTGCTGCCGGAATTCCTCGGCGGCTCCGCTGACCTGGCACCAAGCAACCTGACCATGTGGTCCGGCTCCAAGCCACTCAACGAAGACCTGGCGGGTAACTACATCCACTACGGCGTGCGCGAGTTCGGCATGACCGCCATCACCAACGGCATCGCGCTGCACGGCGGCTTCCTGCCGTACTCGGCGACCTTCCTGATGTTCGTGGAATACGCCCGTAATGCGGTGCGTATGGCGGCGCTGATGAAAATCCGCAACGTGTTCGTCTACACCCATGACTCCATCGGTCTGGGCGAAGACGGCCCGACGCACCAGCCGGTTGAGCAGATGGCCAGCCTGCGCGTGACCCCGAACATGAGCACCTGGCGTCCGTGTGACCAGGTGGAATCGGCGGTAGCCTGGCAGTACGGCATCGAGCGCAACGACGGCCCGACCACGCTGATTTTCTCACGTCAGAACCTGACCCAGCAGCCGCGTAGCGCAGAGCAACTGGCCAACGTTTACCGTGGTGGTTATGTGTTGAAAGACTGCGCCGGGACGCCGGACGTCATTCTGATTGCCACCGGTTCGGAAGTGGGTATCACCGTGGAAGCGGCAGACCAACTGACTGCGGCCGGCCGTAAGGTGCGCGTGGTCTCCATGCCGTCTACCGACGCGTTCGACAAGCAGGATGCGGCGTACCGTGAATCCGTGCTGCCGGCGGCGGTTAGCGCACGCGTGGCAGTGGAAGCGGGTATCGCGGACTACTGGTACAAGTATGTTGGCCTGAACGGCGCCATCGTGGGTATGACCACCTTTGGTGAGTCAGCCCCGGCAGAGCAGCTGTTCAAAGAGTTTGGCTTCACCGTGGACAACGTGGTGGCCAAGGCGCAGGCACTGCTGAAATAA
- a CDS encoding tRNA-binding protein encodes MRIGEIISVEYNEKALKPAYKLRVDFCEEIGSKVL; translated from the coding sequence ATGCGCATCGGCGAAATCATCTCTGTGGAATATAACGAGAAGGCATTAAAGCCGGCGTATAAATTGCGGGTCGATTTTTGCGAAGAGATCGGCAGCAAGGTTTTATAA
- the cysW_4 gene encoding Sulfate transport system permease protein CysW → MEAWRRKWQSLPRGLVVLITALVIYVPLSFIVIQSFLSAPFFSPSKVFSLEAFQFIFTDPDFYKALKSGFILAFGLVVIAIPLGGILAFLMVRTDLPGRRFIEPLILVPIFVSPMVLGFGYVVAAGPVGFFSLWAESLLGFVPWNIYSMASIVVIAGLTHVPHAYLYISSALRSVGSDVEEAARTAGASPLQVMTAVSLPMVRPSILYAGVLLFFLGLEVFGLMLVLGDPEGNLVLATYLYQLTNKLGTPSYHLMAAVAVVLICITIPLVMLQRRLMRTANRFVTVKGKASQARALPLGKWRWVAGAVVVFWLTVTIGVPLVGVVLRAFISNWGVGVSIWDELSLNTFRTIWQQPNLLRAIVNSMAIGVFGGALAVVCYLFIGIAMHRKPDGATRFLDYSVLVPRAVPGLLAGLAFLWVFLFLPMWLDKSLKEGWLSALPVAEWLRENLIVWLRSLRSTIFSVWLAYTVVWMAYGLRLISSTLLQVGPELEEAARSAGATRGQITRHVTIPLSRYGLIGSWLLMFLIFEREYSTGVYLLSPGTETIGSMLVSLWAAGAIDIVAALSFINILLVVLGLGIALRFGVKLHD, encoded by the coding sequence ATGGAAGCATGGCGCAGAAAGTGGCAAAGCCTGCCGCGCGGCTTGGTGGTGTTGATAACCGCACTGGTTATCTACGTGCCGCTGTCGTTTATCGTGATTCAAAGTTTCCTCTCCGCTCCCTTTTTCTCCCCCTCCAAGGTGTTCAGCCTGGAGGCGTTCCAGTTTATATTTACCGATCCGGACTTCTACAAGGCGCTGAAAAGCGGATTTATTCTGGCTTTCGGCCTGGTGGTGATCGCCATTCCGCTGGGGGGCATTCTGGCCTTTTTGATGGTCAGAACCGACTTGCCCGGTCGGCGCTTTATTGAACCGCTGATCCTGGTGCCGATCTTTGTCTCGCCGATGGTCTTGGGTTTTGGCTACGTGGTGGCCGCCGGGCCGGTGGGTTTCTTCTCGCTGTGGGCGGAGTCGCTGCTGGGGTTCGTACCCTGGAATATCTATTCGATGGCCAGCATCGTGGTGATCGCCGGACTGACGCACGTGCCACACGCCTATCTTTATATTTCCTCGGCCTTGCGCAGCGTCGGTTCCGACGTGGAGGAAGCCGCACGCACGGCGGGTGCCTCGCCTTTGCAGGTGATGACTGCCGTTAGCTTGCCGATGGTGCGACCGTCCATTTTGTACGCTGGGGTACTGCTGTTTTTCCTTGGGCTGGAAGTGTTTGGTCTGATGTTGGTGCTGGGCGATCCGGAAGGCAACCTGGTGCTGGCGACTTACCTGTATCAACTGACCAATAAGCTGGGCACGCCGTCTTACCATCTGATGGCGGCGGTGGCGGTGGTGCTGATCTGCATCACCATTCCGTTGGTGATGTTGCAACGCCGTCTGATGCGCACCGCTAACCGCTTCGTTACCGTCAAGGGCAAGGCGTCGCAGGCGCGGGCGCTGCCGCTGGGGAAATGGCGTTGGGTCGCAGGTGCGGTGGTGGTGTTCTGGCTGACGGTGACCATCGGCGTACCGCTGGTTGGGGTGGTGCTGCGCGCCTTTATTTCCAACTGGGGCGTGGGTGTTTCCATTTGGGACGAACTGTCGCTCAATACTTTCCGCACCATCTGGCAGCAACCCAACTTGCTGCGGGCGATCGTCAACTCGATGGCGATTGGGGTATTCGGCGGCGCGCTGGCGGTGGTTTGCTATCTGTTTATCGGCATTGCCATGCACCGCAAACCCGACGGGGCTACCCGTTTCCTCGATTACAGCGTGCTGGTGCCACGAGCGGTGCCGGGTCTGCTGGCGGGGCTGGCGTTCCTGTGGGTGTTTCTGTTCCTGCCGATGTGGCTGGACAAGTCATTGAAAGAGGGCTGGCTGTCGGCGCTGCCGGTGGCCGAGTGGCTGCGGGAGAACCTGATCGTCTGGCTGCGTTCCTTGCGCAGCACCATCTTCAGCGTCTGGCTGGCGTACACCGTGGTGTGGATGGCCTATGGCCTGCGGCTGATCTCTTCGACGCTGCTGCAGGTCGGCCCAGAGCTGGAGGAGGCGGCGCGCAGTGCCGGCGCGACCCGGGGGCAGATCACCCGTCACGTCACCATTCCGCTGTCGCGCTACGGCCTGATTGGTTCGTGGCTGCTGATGTTCCTGATTTTCGAACGTGAGTATTCCACCGGGGTGTATCTGTTGTCTCCGGGTACCGAAACCATAGGTTCGATGCTGGTTTCCCTGTGGGCGGCGGGCGCCATCGATATCGTTGCGGCACTCTCGTTCATTAACATCCTGCTGGTGGTGTTGGGGCTGGGTATTGCCCTGCGCTTTGGAGTGAAATTACATGATTGA